One window of Papaver somniferum cultivar HN1 chromosome 9, ASM357369v1, whole genome shotgun sequence genomic DNA carries:
- the LOC113311634 gene encoding uncharacterized protein LOC113311634, whose protein sequence is MGEILEQHRFKDKFQKAVSHQSHCHYSVNRRSITNITRWNPPQRGWLKINIDASVLPDSNIAGIALIIRDFAGQLVEAWTMVERVRDVSQTEAVTALKAFQWIYQLQLKNVIVEGDNKTIMDSINGLCNISPWEDGNIIRECQHLVLCLGSVVVFFRTRKCNQLVDLLAKFARNNLCCRKWCANLPICVSSKMEVKKISCTM, encoded by the exons ATGGGTGAAATCTTGGAGCAACACAGATTCAAGGATAAATTTCAGAAAGCAGTCAGCCATCAATCTCATTGTCATTACTCTGTG AACAGAAGAAGCATAACTAACATAACCAGATGGAACCCTCCCCAAAGAGGATGGCTAAAAATCAATATTGATGCTTCTGTTCTTCCTGATAGTAATATTGCTGGAATTGCTCTAATTATTAGAGATTTTGCAGGTCAATTGGTGGAAGCATGGACAATGGTAGAAAGAGTGAGAGATGTTTCCCAAACAGAAGCTGTTACAGCCTTAAAAGCTTTCCAATGGATATATCAGCTTCAACTGAAGAATGTTATAGTGGAAGgtgataataaaacaattatggaCAGCATAAATGGTCTCTGCAATATCTCTCCTTGGGAAGATGGTAATATTATTAGAGAATGTCAGCATTTAGTTCTTTGTTTAGGaagtgttgttgttttctttaggACTAGAAAATGTAATCAACTGGTAGATCTGTTGGCCAAATTTGCTAGGAACAATCTTTGTTGTAGGAAATGGTGTGCTAATCTTCCTATTTGTGTCAGTTCTAAGATGGAGGTAAAGAAAATATCATGTACTATGTAA
- the LOC113308621 gene encoding uncharacterized protein LOC113308621, translating to MSNYYEREWMMPLERCMAGNLVNMLYKSTKPSLGVVEGVIGMLVGTGTQLLEEIVLEVVIVVWLQIGTLRMAIARTGHMTEMQPQGLVAALRVLIAIGMEMEGQHVEGGSYRDRAGPYDCPSREHTTFILRRPLLRDTSCMILFRLGQVRMVGLFVLVV from the exons ATGTCGAACTATTACG AACGAGAATGGATGATGCCATTAGAGAGATGCATGGCAGGGAACTTGGTGAACATGTTATATAAGTCAACAAAGCCCAGCCTAGGAGTGGTGGAGGGTGTGATCGGTATGCTGGTGGGGACAGGTACCCAGCTGCTGGAGGAGATCGTTTTGGAGGTTGTGATCGTTGTGTGGCTGCAGATCGGTACCCTCAGAATGGCCATAGCAAGGACAGGGCATATGACAGAGATGCAGCCCCAAGGACTGGTGGCGGCGCTGCGGGTGCTGATAGCGATAGGTATGGAAATGGAGGGCCAACACGTTGAGGGAGGAAGTTACAGGGACAGGGCAGGTCCTTATGATTGCCCAAGCAGGGAGCACACAACCTTCATCCTACGAAGACCGCTACTGAGGGATACTAGTTGCATGATTTTGTTTAGGTTGGGACAAGTTAGGATGGTTGGTCTGTTTGTGTTGGTGGTATAG